A single region of the Paraburkholderia sp. SOS3 genome encodes:
- the hmpA gene encoding NO-inducible flavohemoprotein yields the protein MLGPEHRTIVKATIPLLESGGEALISHFYRTMLAEYPEVRPLFNQAHQANGDQARALANGVLMYARHIDQLEQLGGLVSQIVNKHVSLNILPEHYPIVGACLLRAIREVLGPEIATDAVIEAWGAAYQQLADILIGLEESAYAAKESAQGGWRGTRKFTVARKVRESDEITSFYLRPADGGALLDFKPGQFIALRLVIDGEEVRRNYSLSAAANGHEYRISVKREPNGRVSNYLHDRVIEEDTLDVFTPSGDFTLEDSTKPLVLISGGVGITPTLAMLRAALKASRPVHFIHAARHGGVHAFRHFIDDLATRNPQLKRFYVYEKPRAEDSAHDAEGFLDEARLREFMPASSDVDVYFLGPKAFMKAIKGHLEALGVPASQTRYEFFGPSIALG from the coding sequence ATGCTTGGTCCCGAACATCGCACAATCGTCAAAGCCACCATTCCGCTGCTCGAGAGCGGCGGCGAGGCGCTCATCTCGCATTTCTACAGGACGATGCTCGCCGAGTATCCGGAAGTACGCCCGCTTTTCAATCAGGCCCATCAGGCTAATGGCGACCAGGCTCGCGCGCTTGCAAATGGCGTGCTGATGTACGCACGTCATATCGATCAGCTCGAACAGCTGGGCGGGCTCGTTTCGCAGATCGTCAACAAGCACGTGTCGCTGAATATCCTGCCTGAGCATTATCCGATCGTAGGCGCCTGTCTGCTGCGGGCGATCCGCGAAGTGCTCGGGCCGGAGATCGCAACCGATGCGGTCATCGAAGCCTGGGGCGCGGCCTACCAGCAGCTTGCCGATATCCTGATCGGCCTCGAGGAAAGCGCGTATGCGGCGAAGGAATCAGCGCAGGGCGGCTGGCGCGGCACGCGCAAATTCACGGTCGCGCGCAAGGTGCGCGAAAGCGACGAGATCACTTCGTTCTATCTGCGGCCCGCGGACGGTGGTGCGCTGCTCGACTTCAAGCCGGGACAGTTCATTGCGCTGCGGCTTGTGATCGACGGCGAGGAAGTGCGCCGCAACTATTCGCTGTCGGCGGCCGCGAACGGGCACGAGTATCGGATCAGCGTGAAGCGGGAGCCGAACGGGCGGGTGTCGAATTACCTGCATGATCGTGTGATCGAAGAAGACACGCTCGATGTGTTCACGCCGTCGGGCGACTTCACGCTCGAAGACAGCACGAAGCCGCTCGTGCTGATCAGCGGCGGCGTGGGCATCACGCCGACGCTTGCGATGCTGCGCGCTGCGCTGAAAGCGTCGCGACCCGTGCACTTCATTCACGCGGCGCGTCACGGCGGCGTGCACGCTTTCCGCCACTTTATCGACGATCTCGCCACGCGCAACCCGCAACTGAAGCGCTTCTATGTGTATGAAAAGCCGCGTGCGGAAGACAGCGCGCATGATGCGGAAGGCTTCCTCGACGAGGCGCGGCTGCGTGAATTCATGCCGGCTTCAAGCGACGTCGATGTGTATTTTCTCGGGCCTAAAGCGTTTATGAAGGCGATCAAAGGTCACCTTGAAGCGCTTGGCGTGCCAGCATCGCAAACCCGGTATGAGTTTTTTGGCCCATCCATTGCACTCGGTTGA
- a CDS encoding porin, which translates to MYRKIVTTAAVLSVTSSMAHAQSSVTLYGIIDAGLIYTNNVAKGAAHGSLLQATSGEINGSRFGLRGAEDLGGGLKAIFVLENGFNVENGKLGQDSKLFGRQAFVGLSSQRLGAVTLGRQYDSNTDFVLPLSAVAGTFGDTGFAHPFDNDNLNHGFRINNAVKYASPNLDGFRFGGLYAFSNNQDFALNRAYSFGGSYNYGSLNVGAGYLQINGSNSTTNTAGSIDTGESPSNGTGGFVLGSDVQRTATAGINYVYGPATVGFVYSHSQFQGTKAFGSNNGTVRFDNYELNGRYALTPAITLGASYVYTDGHVTQSNTFGSEPKWNQINVQALYAFSKRTDVYIEGMYQHVSGHGYVAFINNSGGASSTGNQVVTTVGLRTRF; encoded by the coding sequence ATGTACAGAAAGATAGTTACCACCGCCGCGGTTCTGTCGGTCACGTCGTCGATGGCTCACGCGCAAAGCTCCGTCACGCTATACGGGATCATAGACGCGGGGCTGATATACACAAACAATGTCGCAAAAGGGGCAGCGCACGGATCATTGCTTCAGGCAACAAGCGGTGAGATCAACGGTAGCCGCTTCGGGCTCCGCGGTGCGGAGGATCTGGGTGGAGGTCTTAAGGCAATCTTCGTTCTCGAAAACGGGTTCAACGTCGAGAACGGAAAACTCGGCCAGGACAGCAAGCTATTCGGTCGGCAGGCATTCGTCGGCCTGAGCAGCCAGCGGTTGGGTGCGGTAACTCTAGGCCGTCAGTACGATTCCAATACGGACTTCGTGCTGCCACTCTCGGCCGTTGCTGGAACGTTTGGTGACACGGGTTTCGCCCACCCGTTCGACAACGATAACCTGAACCACGGGTTCCGGATTAACAACGCGGTCAAATATGCAAGTCCAAACCTCGATGGTTTCAGGTTCGGCGGACTCTACGCCTTCTCGAACAATCAGGACTTCGCCCTGAATCGTGCATATAGCTTTGGAGGAAGCTATAATTACGGATCGCTAAATGTTGGTGCCGGTTATTTGCAGATCAACGGGTCGAACAGTACGACGAACACAGCCGGATCCATCGATACGGGAGAGTCGCCTTCGAATGGTACGGGAGGCTTCGTTCTCGGCTCGGATGTCCAGCGCACCGCAACCGCCGGCATAAACTATGTTTATGGTCCGGCGACGGTGGGGTTTGTGTATTCGCATAGCCAGTTTCAGGGTACAAAGGCATTCGGATCGAACAACGGCACGGTCAGGTTCGACAACTATGAACTAAACGGAAGGTATGCGTTGACCCCCGCGATCACGCTTGGCGCGTCATACGTGTATACCGACGGCCACGTGACACAAAGCAACACGTTTGGCTCTGAACCGAAATGGAATCAGATCAATGTGCAGGCCCTTTACGCATTCTCGAAACGTACCGACGTCTATATCGAGGGAATGTACCAGCATGTCTCAGGTCACGGGTACGTCGCATTTATCAATAATTCAGGTGGTGCCTCGTCGACGGGAAATCAGGTCGTGACGACGGTAGGCCTACGGACACGGTTCTAG
- a CDS encoding efflux RND transporter permease subunit, translated as MVGIVRIALRRPYTFIVLAIFILIVGILSALRTPTDIFPDINIPVIAVIWQYTGLPPDQMEGRVMAPFERVLTTTVNDVQHIEGRSVSGYGVVKIFFQKHADIRTANAQVTSIAQYILKQLPPGATPPLIVTYSASTVPIVQLALSGKGLTEQNLGDLGLNQLRPILTTVEGASLPYPYGGKTRQVQINVKAAELEARGLSAQDVANALAAQNLITPVGTEKVGDYEYIVQLNSAPSSIAAIGNIPIKAANGTAVFMHDVADVTDGSPPQTNIVHVDGKRSVLLTILKNGSVSTLAIIAGVKQKVADAKASLPDALKVDVIGDQSVFVRAAISGVAREGVIAAVLTSLMILLFLGSWRSTVIIATSIPLAILGSIAALSALGETLNIMTLGGLALAVGILVDDATVTIENINWHLEHGKAVEDAILDGAAQIVTPAFVSLLCICIVFVPMFFLDGVARFLFVPMAEAVIFAMVSSFVLSRTLVPTMAKYLLKPHAPGRLPGSSPEHAHLPRKTSNPLVRFQRRFEAGFERVRMHYSAMLELVLTYRRVFVPGFFAFAALSLALVPFLGRNFFPDVDAGEILMHVRAPVGTRVEKTAAIFAAVEKHVQATIPPTELGTMVDNMGLSISGLNTAYNNTGTIGSQDGDIQVSLKEGHRPTREYVRKLRETLPKAFPGVTFSFPPADIVSQILNFGAPAPIDLQIRGSHLPADFTYANRLLRQIRHVPGVVDARIQQSQSDPQFDVDVNRSQALLQGVTERDVTNSLVVHMAGSGQVAPTYWLNAANGVEYPIVLQTPQYGLDTLPSLADLPVGGGPAVSDGQILGGVATIRRTTSDAVVDDYNIQPMVEVFATTQGRDLGAVASDLQRIVAANAHAVPKGARVVLLGQVQTMNSAFSGLLFGLVGAVVLIYLLIVVNFQSWSDPLVIITALPLALAGIVWMLYATHTPLSVPALTGAIMCMGVATANSILVVSFCRERIAVHGDALKAALEAGATRFRPVLMTALSMMIGMAPMALSLGEGGEQNAPLGRAVIGGLLFATTATLFLVPAVFCIVHSRKGRDSALPTISRGPSHV; from the coding sequence ATGGTTGGAATCGTTCGCATCGCGTTGAGGAGGCCCTATACGTTTATCGTGCTGGCCATCTTCATTCTTATCGTCGGCATCCTCTCGGCACTGAGGACACCGACCGACATCTTCCCGGACATCAATATCCCCGTGATCGCCGTGATCTGGCAATACACCGGATTGCCGCCCGATCAGATGGAGGGGCGCGTGATGGCTCCGTTCGAACGCGTGTTGACAACCACGGTCAACGACGTCCAGCACATCGAAGGCCGGTCCGTTTCCGGCTACGGGGTCGTCAAGATATTCTTTCAGAAGCATGCGGACATCCGCACGGCGAACGCTCAGGTCACTTCGATAGCCCAGTACATCCTCAAGCAATTACCGCCTGGTGCGACACCGCCGTTGATCGTGACTTATAGCGCGTCGACCGTGCCAATAGTCCAACTCGCACTTTCTGGCAAGGGGCTCACCGAGCAGAACCTCGGCGACCTCGGCCTCAACCAGTTGCGACCGATTCTGACCACGGTGGAGGGCGCGTCGCTACCCTATCCCTATGGCGGGAAAACGCGTCAAGTGCAAATCAACGTCAAGGCGGCCGAACTCGAAGCGCGAGGACTGTCCGCACAAGACGTCGCAAACGCGCTTGCGGCGCAAAATCTGATTACACCGGTCGGCACTGAGAAAGTCGGTGACTATGAATACATCGTGCAACTGAACAGCGCCCCATCGTCGATTGCCGCTATCGGGAACATCCCGATCAAAGCCGCCAACGGAACCGCGGTTTTCATGCATGACGTCGCCGATGTGACGGACGGCAGCCCGCCGCAGACAAACATCGTGCACGTCGATGGCAAGCGGTCGGTATTGCTGACGATCCTGAAGAACGGTTCGGTGTCCACGCTCGCCATCATCGCCGGGGTCAAGCAGAAAGTGGCTGATGCAAAGGCGTCGTTGCCGGACGCTCTTAAGGTCGATGTGATCGGCGATCAGTCGGTCTTCGTGCGCGCGGCGATATCCGGTGTCGCCCGCGAAGGGGTGATCGCCGCCGTGCTGACGAGCCTGATGATTCTGCTTTTCCTCGGCAGCTGGCGCTCAACGGTCATCATCGCGACTTCCATTCCGCTCGCCATTCTCGGATCAATCGCCGCGCTGTCGGCGCTCGGCGAAACGCTGAACATCATGACGCTTGGCGGACTGGCGCTCGCCGTTGGGATTCTCGTCGACGACGCCACAGTGACCATCGAAAACATCAACTGGCATCTCGAGCACGGCAAGGCGGTCGAAGACGCGATTCTTGATGGTGCCGCACAGATCGTCACGCCGGCGTTCGTGTCGCTGCTGTGTATCTGCATCGTATTCGTGCCGATGTTTTTTCTCGACGGCGTGGCCCGCTTCCTGTTCGTACCGATGGCGGAGGCAGTGATCTTTGCGATGGTGTCGTCCTTTGTTCTTTCGCGAACGCTCGTGCCTACGATGGCGAAGTATCTGCTCAAGCCCCACGCGCCCGGGCGCTTGCCAGGAAGCTCGCCGGAACACGCGCATTTGCCGCGCAAAACGTCGAACCCACTGGTTCGCTTCCAGCGCCGGTTCGAGGCCGGCTTCGAGCGCGTCCGCATGCATTACAGCGCGATGCTCGAACTGGTGCTCACATACCGCCGCGTCTTCGTACCGGGCTTCTTCGCGTTTGCCGCGCTGTCGCTTGCCCTGGTGCCGTTTCTTGGCCGCAACTTCTTCCCCGATGTCGACGCCGGCGAAATCCTCATGCACGTTCGCGCGCCGGTCGGCACGCGTGTCGAGAAGACAGCCGCAATCTTCGCTGCCGTGGAAAAACACGTTCAGGCGACCATCCCGCCAACCGAACTCGGCACGATGGTCGACAACATGGGTCTGTCGATTAGCGGCCTGAACACGGCCTACAACAACACCGGCACGATCGGCTCGCAGGACGGCGACATCCAGGTTTCGCTGAAGGAGGGGCACCGCCCCACGCGCGAATATGTGCGCAAGCTGCGTGAGACATTGCCAAAAGCGTTTCCCGGCGTCACGTTCTCGTTCCCACCGGCTGATATCGTCAGTCAGATCCTGAACTTTGGCGCACCGGCGCCGATCGATCTGCAGATTCGCGGCAGCCACTTACCGGCCGATTTCACGTATGCGAACCGGCTGCTCCGCCAGATCCGCCATGTGCCCGGCGTTGTCGACGCGCGCATCCAGCAATCGCAAAGCGATCCGCAATTCGACGTCGACGTGAACCGGAGCCAGGCGCTGTTGCAGGGCGTCACCGAACGCGACGTGACGAATAGCCTCGTCGTGCACATGGCGGGTTCGGGTCAGGTCGCCCCGACCTACTGGCTGAATGCGGCCAATGGCGTCGAGTATCCGATCGTGCTGCAAACGCCGCAGTACGGACTTGACACACTCCCCTCGCTTGCCGATCTGCCTGTCGGAGGCGGCCCGGCTGTGAGCGACGGGCAAATCCTCGGCGGCGTGGCAACGATTCGCCGCACCACCAGCGACGCCGTCGTCGACGACTACAACATCCAGCCGATGGTCGAGGTCTTCGCAACGACGCAAGGGCGCGATCTCGGTGCGGTGGCGTCCGATCTGCAGCGCATCGTTGCCGCCAATGCGCATGCGGTGCCCAAGGGCGCGCGAGTCGTCCTGCTTGGCCAGGTACAGACGATGAACAGCGCATTCAGCGGCCTGCTGTTCGGATTGGTCGGCGCAGTCGTGCTGATTTACCTGCTGATCGTCGTCAACTTCCAGTCGTGGTCGGATCCGCTCGTGATCATCACAGCGCTGCCGCTCGCGTTGGCGGGCATTGTGTGGATGCTGTACGCCACGCACACGCCGCTGTCGGTGCCCGCGTTGACCGGTGCGATCATGTGCATGGGCGTCGCCACGGCGAACTCGATTCTCGTCGTGAGTTTCTGCCGCGAACGGATCGCCGTGCACGGCGACGCGCTCAAAGCGGCGCTCGAAGCCGGCGCCACGCGTTTTCGCCCCGTATTGATGACAGCACTGTCGATGATGATCGGCATGGCGCCAATGGCATTGAGCCTCGGTGAAGGGGGCGAACAGAATGCGCCGCTCGGCCGCGCGGTAATCGGCGGACTGCTCTTCGCGACTACCGCGACGCTGTTCCTCGTTCCGGCCGTCTTTTGCATCGTGCATTCACGTAAGGGTCGCGATTCCGCGCTACCGACAATTTCCCGAGGTCCCTCCCATGTCTGA
- a CDS encoding efflux RND transporter periplasmic adaptor subunit, translated as MSDELTPRSAPRRMLSRAGMIGAAAAFVILVTGTAVRARNSRELKAWTDMQAIPTVTVIRPAPPASDGALNLPGRLESFTDAPIYARVNGYLKSWRVDIGDRVKAGQVLATIDTPELDQQLIQAKADLASTQADATLAKTSAERWQALLGSDAVSRQDVDDRTQDYAQKKARVAAARANVDRLIAMKTFATIVAPFDGVVTARNTDVGALIDAGSSSHTQLFSVSSVSRLRVYVHVPQFYAPMVKRGGSADFTVPEYPGRHFTANIVGLADAVNASSGTTLVQLQVDNAAHLLLPGSFVTLHFALPAPGGAMQIPASALIFDEHGLRVATVDSRDEVRFKPVAIEQDLGKAVEIGSGLSGSDRVIDTPPDGLSDGDRVHIARKRVEAASHG; from the coding sequence ATGTCTGATGAACTCACACCGCGTTCCGCGCCGCGGCGCATGCTCTCGCGCGCGGGAATGATCGGCGCTGCCGCCGCATTCGTCATTCTCGTCACAGGCACGGCGGTACGCGCCAGAAACAGTCGCGAACTCAAGGCCTGGACCGACATGCAGGCGATCCCAACCGTCACGGTTATCCGGCCAGCCCCGCCCGCGTCCGATGGTGCGCTGAATCTGCCGGGGCGGCTCGAGTCGTTTACCGATGCGCCGATCTATGCGCGTGTGAACGGCTACCTCAAATCGTGGCGCGTCGATATCGGTGACCGCGTGAAAGCCGGACAGGTGCTCGCGACCATCGACACGCCTGAACTCGATCAACAACTGATTCAGGCAAAAGCGGACCTCGCGAGCACACAGGCCGATGCCACGCTCGCAAAGACAAGCGCCGAACGCTGGCAGGCGCTGCTCGGCTCCGACGCGGTATCGCGTCAGGACGTGGACGACCGCACGCAGGACTACGCGCAAAAGAAAGCGCGCGTCGCGGCTGCGCGAGCGAATGTGGACAGGCTGATCGCGATGAAGACGTTCGCGACCATCGTGGCGCCGTTCGACGGCGTCGTCACCGCGCGCAACACGGATGTCGGCGCATTGATCGACGCGGGCAGCAGCAGTCACACGCAACTGTTCTCGGTATCGAGCGTGAGCCGGTTACGCGTCTATGTGCATGTGCCGCAATTTTATGCGCCGATGGTCAAACGTGGAGGCAGCGCGGACTTCACGGTTCCCGAATATCCGGGCCGGCATTTCACCGCGAATATTGTCGGTCTTGCCGACGCTGTCAATGCGTCATCGGGCACGACACTCGTGCAATTGCAAGTGGACAACGCGGCGCACCTGCTGCTGCCGGGTAGCTTCGTGACGCTGCATTTCGCATTGCCGGCGCCCGGTGGTGCGATGCAGATACCCGCCAGCGCGCTGATCTTCGACGAGCATGGCTTGCGTGTAGCAACCGTCGACAGCCGCGACGAAGTCAGATTCAAACCGGTGGCGATCGAGCAGGATCTGGGAAAAGCCGTAGAAATCGGCTCTGGGCTTAGCGGCAGCGACCGCGTGATCGATACGCCGCCCGATGGTCTCAGCGATGGCGATCGCGTACATATCGCGCGTAAGCGCGTCGAGGCGGCGAGTCATGGCTAG
- a CDS encoding efflux transporter outer membrane subunit, with amino-acid sequence MARLRAVAFLAGFAALSGCSLAPHYQVPDVPVAARYQSSTSWTVAAPADRLDRSGWWKLYREPRLDELEAQLIAHNHDLRAAYYHYVQSQAFVRQASSQFYPQVSAGGEAQRERESDTRPLRNATAPTDFNAATLGAEVDYEVDLWGRVRDSVAASKEESEAEKDDLASIQLSLEVELARTWLDLRGDDQQIKLLEDTIDAYRKALDLTRKRHDGGVASALDVARASTQLSFVRSDLTQVQAKRALLEHAIAVLVGASASDFALAPGVGPVPLPAIPAGVPAELLQRRPDVAAAERRVAAANSKIGVARSAYFPSLTLSAQGGFQSSVYSDLLGLPSSYWALGPALAVYLFDGGKRRAQVQSAEAATAEAGERYRSVVLASFRQVEDDLTLLAQLGIATTEQQQAVDAADLSVDLALSRYRRGAVSYLEVVDAQTAALAAKRGEIEIRTRQLDANVDLVRALGGGWRVDDVDSVKTTPMASAP; translated from the coding sequence ATGGCTAGGTTACGGGCAGTTGCGTTCCTTGCGGGCTTCGCCGCTCTGAGTGGCTGTTCGCTCGCCCCGCATTATCAGGTTCCGGATGTGCCGGTCGCCGCGCGCTATCAATCGTCGACGTCATGGACGGTCGCAGCGCCCGCCGACCGGCTCGATCGCTCGGGGTGGTGGAAACTGTATCGCGAACCTCGGCTCGACGAACTCGAAGCGCAATTGATTGCCCACAACCACGATCTGCGCGCCGCGTACTACCACTATGTCCAATCGCAGGCATTCGTCAGGCAGGCAAGTTCGCAGTTCTATCCACAAGTTTCGGCGGGCGGCGAAGCTCAACGCGAGCGCGAGTCGGACACCCGGCCGTTGCGCAACGCGACGGCACCGACTGACTTCAACGCCGCGACGCTCGGCGCCGAAGTCGATTACGAGGTCGACCTGTGGGGGCGCGTGCGGGACTCCGTCGCTGCCAGCAAGGAAGAAAGCGAGGCCGAGAAGGACGATCTCGCGTCGATACAATTAAGCCTCGAGGTCGAACTGGCGCGCACCTGGCTCGACTTGCGCGGCGACGATCAGCAGATCAAACTGCTCGAAGACACAATCGACGCGTATCGAAAGGCGCTCGACCTGACGCGCAAGCGGCACGACGGCGGCGTGGCATCGGCGCTGGACGTTGCACGCGCAAGCACGCAGCTGTCGTTCGTTCGGTCCGATCTCACGCAGGTCCAGGCCAAACGCGCGCTGCTCGAGCATGCGATCGCTGTGCTGGTCGGCGCCTCGGCATCGGACTTCGCCCTTGCGCCGGGGGTTGGGCCGGTACCGCTGCCCGCAATTCCGGCAGGAGTGCCCGCCGAGTTGCTGCAACGCAGGCCCGATGTCGCAGCGGCCGAGCGCCGGGTAGCGGCGGCTAATTCGAAGATCGGCGTGGCGCGCTCGGCTTACTTCCCGTCGCTCACACTCAGCGCGCAGGGCGGCTTTCAAAGTTCGGTCTACTCGGATCTGCTCGGTTTGCCGAGCTCGTACTGGGCACTCGGCCCCGCGCTCGCGGTCTATCTGTTCGACGGCGGCAAGCGGCGAGCGCAAGTCCAATCCGCCGAAGCGGCGACGGCCGAGGCGGGCGAACGTTACCGCAGCGTGGTCCTCGCGTCCTTCAGGCAGGTGGAAGATGATCTGACATTGCTTGCGCAACTTGGCATAGCGACGACCGAGCAACAACAGGCCGTGGACGCGGCCGACCTGTCGGTCGATCTCGCGCTGTCGCGCTATCGTCGGGGTGCGGTCAGCTATCTTGAAGTAGTCGATGCGCAAACCGCCGCGCTCGCGGCTAAACGCGGCGAAATAGAAATCAGGACCCGGCAGCTCGATGCGAACGTCGACCTCGTCCGTGCGCTCGGCGGCGGCTGGCGCGTCGACGACGTCGACTCCGTCAAGACTACGCCGATGGCATCGGCGCCGTAA
- a CDS encoding LysR family transcriptional regulator, with protein MDIADLKVFEAVARLGSMNRAAVELHTVQSNVTARIRSLEREVGVPLFQRHVHGVSMTPAGQRMLPYAARMAKLLADAKMAAVDDGPPSGNLNLGTLETTAAIRLAPVLGTFTRMYPRVRLSLATGTTSGLTRDVIECRLDGAFVAGPLDYPDLFTEAVFREELVLVSSCAIRSLDALSTVPDLKPIVFRLGCSYRQRLEALLADMGIFVSAPLEFGSIDAIVTCVAAGVGVTLLPRSVVSANANHNQLSVHTLPGGRGIVETLFIRRRDSYVSSAMQSFIDVARSELGVRMAAA; from the coding sequence TTGGATATCGCCGATCTCAAGGTCTTTGAAGCAGTTGCCCGTCTCGGCAGCATGAATCGGGCGGCGGTCGAATTGCATACCGTGCAGTCGAACGTTACCGCGCGAATCCGTTCGCTCGAACGCGAGGTCGGCGTGCCGCTGTTTCAAAGACACGTTCACGGCGTCAGCATGACACCTGCAGGACAGCGCATGCTGCCGTACGCCGCGCGCATGGCGAAGCTGCTTGCCGACGCAAAAATGGCGGCTGTGGACGATGGCCCGCCCAGCGGCAACCTGAACCTCGGAACACTCGAAACGACCGCTGCCATACGCCTCGCTCCGGTCCTCGGAACGTTTACACGGATGTACCCGAGGGTAAGGTTATCGTTGGCCACCGGCACCACCTCCGGGCTTACGCGCGATGTGATCGAGTGCCGGCTCGATGGTGCATTCGTCGCCGGTCCGCTTGACTACCCAGACCTCTTCACCGAGGCAGTCTTTCGCGAAGAGCTGGTACTGGTGAGCTCGTGCGCGATACGTTCGCTCGATGCGCTATCGACCGTTCCGGATCTGAAGCCGATTGTGTTCCGGCTAGGCTGCTCATACCGTCAGCGGCTTGAAGCGCTGCTCGCCGATATGGGAATCTTCGTTTCCGCACCGCTCGAGTTCGGTTCAATCGATGCAATCGTCACCTGCGTCGCCGCGGGCGTAGGCGTCACACTTCTGCCACGATCGGTTGTGTCGGCAAACGCCAACCATAACCAGCTGTCCGTGCACACGCTCCCTGGCGGCAGAGGCATCGTCGAGACGCTTTTCATCCGCCGGCGCGACTCATATGTCTCCAGCGCAATGCAGTCGTTTATCGACGTCGCGCGTTCGGAACTCGGCGTACGAATGGCCGCGGCGTGA